The region GCCTTGTCCCATTCGAAGTCGGATCTGGACCAGGTGCCATCTGTCCGCTCCGACTTGTCGATCACCGGTATGAAGGGGATGATGCTCCGCTGTTCAACCAGCCATCCGAGGTTCTCGGCGTTGCCATAGGCAGTGTCGGCCGCCAGCCAATCCGGCCTGATCCCGAACCGTTTCTCGGTTCTGTCGAGCATCGTGCGCGACGCCCCGACTTCGGCCTGGCGAATGGCTCGCGTCGCCTCGACATCCATGATTATCGAGCTTTTGGTGTCGATCAGATAGTTGGTGGCGTAAGCAAAATAGGGGCGACTTTCTTCGGCGCGGGTCCATTGCGCCCCCGGGTCGGACTTTGCCGCGAACTTCGGCTGGGTCGGTGACGCCGCGCTGAAGGCGGCATCATCCAGCGTTTCCAGATATCCCCGCGCCGCCCGATTCCCAGCTTCGCGCGCCACCTCAAGGCTCCAGTCCTCGGCTGCGATTGACCGAGCCTTGTTGGCGTCAGCAGAGATCAGGCTGGCATCCACGGCAAAGCCCTCGCCGGACACCAGGTCCTCCCTCAAGCACCGCTCGACCGTGGCCTCGAAGATCTGCCGCAGCAGGTTGCTGTCGCGGAACTTGCCATGGCGATACCGTGAGAACGTCGAGTGATCCGGGACCTTTCCCTCCAGGCCCAGCCGAGAGAACCACCGATAGGCAAGGTTCAGATGGACCTCATCGCAAATGCGACGTTCCGATCGGATGCCCATGACGTAACTAATGACCAGCATCCGGATGATCAGTTCTGGATCGATCGAAGGACGCCCGAGGTGGCTGTATAAGGGGCGAAGGGCATCCCGCATCCCATCCACGTCGAAAAACCTTTCGATCTCGCGAAGTATGTGACCGGAAGGAACATGACGCTCCAGATCGAAGTCATAGAAAAGCTGTGCCGGTGCCGTTTGGGTGCCCATCATGACAAAATTCTCCAATCCCCTCATAATCGAGTGAATCAAAGGCCTTGCCGCACTGCAATAAAGAGTTTTTCAACAGCATGGTGGAAAGCAAACGTCTGCCGCGTTTGCACAGCATGGTTTTGTTCTATGATAGAACGGACATCCGCCAGCACCTTGAACTTCCTAACGCAGCGAACGGCGGCTATGGAACCTCACACTGCCATAGCTTTGTGGTCGCCATGGCCTTCTTGAGGAAGTGCCGAGCATGGCGTTCAATCTGCGTTTGTTGCAGAAATCATGGATGGACTTCAGTGCGTTAATTGTGGTGTGGTCTCGTTTCGGGGGAACCCAGGAGATTGGCGGATTTCTCCGAACTGTAGGCGACTACGTTATGGCACGGCCGAGACCTTCGCGAGGCATGTAAGCTGAACATCTCTGAAAGATTTGCTTTTTCTCAGGGACAGTAGGGTTACCTTTCGGTCTGACTCCATAAAGCGGTCCGATTTGATTGTTAGTCCATACTGCTCCTATGGTCTATCGAGACGATACTTCAGGCGCTGGAGGACGGTATCCCAGAGCGCAGTGCGGCCTGACCGTATTGTAGTAGCGCCGCTACCCTTCGATCAGGGTTTGAGCTGACACAGCCGCTTCCGCCCCCCGCACCACACCGACCGGGCACCGTCAATCGTCGCCCCACATCCGGTAGAGGTTACTCTTGGCCTTAAAAAGCCGGTCGAAGGCCGGCGTCTTGCCGGCGGCGGCAAAAAGCTCGCTCGCGGCGACGTCCAGATCGTAGAGAACCTCACGTCGGGCGGGATCGCGCACACGACTGGTCACCCAGCCTACGAACGCTATGCGTTCGCCCCGGGACACCGGTTCAACCCGATGTAGGGCGCTGGTGGAGTAAAGCACCGCATCGCCTGCCGCGAGCCGGACCACCCTCTCTTCGATCCCGTCGTCGATCACCAAGCCGCCGCCATCATATTCCTCGGGGTCCGAGAGCGGCAAGGTGAAGGACAGGTCGGTCCGGTTGCCGTTCATGTAGGGGTCATCGACATGCAGCCCGTATTCCATGCCCGAGCGATAGCGTGACAGCAGCATCCGGGCGAATTTGCTGGGCCGGGCGGCGGCGCGGAAGATTTCGTTGCCGCGGAGCGCCGTCCGCACCTTCTCGAACTGAGCCTCGAGCGCCTTGGAAGGTTTCGCCTGGAGGTTTTGCTTCACGTCCTTGGCGTAGCGCCCGGCGGTGGTCTTGCCGTCGACGAACTCCAGCCCATCGGCGGCGGCCCTCAGGGCCGCCACCTCGTGGCTGTCCAGCACATTGGCTATGACAAGAATCATGGTTTAGCCAAGCTCCAGTGCTTCGAGCTCGATCCGCGCGGCGGCGCCGAAGAGCAGGGAGGGATCAAGCGTCATCTCGCCCTGACCCTGAATATCGCCGAAAGCAGCGTCCGTTTCGGCGAGATACTCAAGCGCTTCTTCCGCAACGTGACGCGCCGCGCCGTCACCTGTCTCGGCGATCTGCCGAAGCTCGTCTTCGACCACCCGCAGGAAACCCCAGCTGTCCTGATACTCGTGCAGGTTGGAGATCGAGCCGCCTTCCACCGCCACAGCGTATTCCTCGCCGGCAACGCGCACGAGCTGGGCCAACCCGAGGATCTGGTCCTTGTTTGAAAGGCCCTCGCGCGCCTCTTCGATCGTGGCGCGTGCTGCGTCAAATGCCGCGGTGATCTCGGCTGCCGGGGCCTCCGCTTCGGTCGCCGCGGCGATGGCCGAGATCTGCCCGCGCAGGCGGTCCAGACCGCGTTCGGCGAGCGGGTCTGCGACCGCACCATATTTCTCCTCGATCGGGTGACCCATGTGTGTCTTCGCTGCCGCCAGATCACCGGCCTCATAAAGCGCCAGCCCGGCGCGGAGGTGGCCCTCCATGAAGCTCAGGTCGCGTTGCAGGGCCTGCCCCGAATCGCCGGAACCGGCGCCTTCACCTTCGCCGCTGGAGGAGCCTTCGCCTTCACCCTCGGCGTGAGCGTCGGCTTCTCCCTCACCTTCGCCTTCACCCTCGGCGTGAGCGTCGGCTTCTCCCTCACCTTCTCCCTCGCCCTCGGCATGAGCGTCGCCTTCACCCTCACCTTCGCCTTTAGCGTGGGTGCCTGCTCCCTCACCTTCGCTTTCAGCCTGGGTGGTGCCTTCGCCCTCTCCCTCGATCTTGCTGGAAGTTGCTGTCGTCGCAGATGCTTGGTGAAGAACGATCGAGGACGTCTCGCGCCAAATCCCGGCGTCGGCTGCGGGGGCTGTCGCGGTCAATGCTACGGTTGCTGTGGTCGCTGTCAGCGACAACATGCGCCGCGCCATCACCACGCGTGGTTTTTTCTCCATCGACATGTATCGGCTCCTTATCTTACTAAAACACTCGGACATACGCACGTTCACTTACCAGATGCAACAGGCAAGGCTCTCGTGGGCCGATACCTGCATCGGACAACATCTTCTGCAATCGCGTGGGGGCAGTCCTTACGCTATTTTTACGGCCCGGGCCCTCGATAGATATAGAATCCTAATGCTGCCGCACCGATATAGACCTTTCGCGGACATATGCCGCGCTCTGCAATCAGGCCAAGTAATGCTTTATCCTTTGAATACCCCCGCGCGATGGCATCGCAGCCTGCCCCGCGGGCACGGCATTCGATTGCTTGCTTATCTCGCAGCGGCACTCGTCATGGCTGGCATAACGAGTATCGCGCGGGGCCTGGAGGCACTGTTGCCCCCCGGAGAACTGTCACTCATTTTTATGACGGGGGTGATCATCGTTGCCTCGCTCTTCGGACCCGGCCCTTCCATGCTCGCATCGTTGCTCGGGGTGCTGGGTTACAATTTCTACTTTACCGAACCACGCCTCACCTTACGCGTGATACAGGAGACCGATCTCGTCACCCTCGGCCTGTTCTTGCTGGTGTCGATCGTGACCGGCACATTGGCCGCGCGTTTGAGAGCCCGTGCTGCTGCACTGCACCGAAGCCACAAGCGCGTCTCGTTCCTCCATGGTTTCACTCGGCAGATCGCGGCAGCAGGAACGACTCAGGAGGTCGCACAGGCCGCGGTTGAAAAGATCGCGGGCACATTCGGTGGCGGGGCGGCCTTGTTTCGCAAAACAGGCGGTGGCGCTGATCTGCTCGCCTCCGAGGCCTGGCCGGGGCTCGGGCCGGCCGAACGAAAGAAAGCGCTCGAATTGCTCGACCACCTGGGGGCCGGCACTGTAGAGCCATTCCCACAGTCTCAAATGCCTTGGCATATGGCGCGGGTTGTC is a window of Sulfitobacter sp. W027 DNA encoding:
- a CDS encoding Fe2+-dependent dioxygenase; protein product: MILVIANVLDSHEVAALRAAADGLEFVDGKTTAGRYAKDVKQNLQAKPSKALEAQFEKVRTALRGNEIFRAAARPSKFARMLLSRYRSGMEYGLHVDDPYMNGNRTDLSFTLPLSDPEEYDGGGLVIDDGIEERVVRLAAGDAVLYSTSALHRVEPVSRGERIAFVGWVTSRVRDPARREVLYDLDVAASELFAAAGKTPAFDRLFKAKSNLYRMWGDD